In Flavobacteriales bacterium, a single window of DNA contains:
- the mtgA gene encoding monofunctional biosynthetic peptidoglycan transglycosylase: MAKKIIPKKAKPARSGKSRHWFKRILRFIGFTILALFLFSVGMVVIYRFVPVPVTILQLTRCVEQFQEDKPMVLYKDWEPLENISNKLQLAVVCAEDQKFLNHYGFDVEAIEKAIEHNNKGKKVRGASTISQQTAKNVFLWEGRTWVRKGLEVYFTGLIELIWSKERIMEVYLNVIEMGDGIYGAQAASKHYFRKDASKLSSAEAALLASILPSPRRYSVVRPSGFVRGRQSWTMGQMSHWGGKLDYDNPPVHKEKKKKKRK, from the coding sequence ATGGCTAAAAAGATCATCCCTAAAAAAGCAAAGCCTGCCAGATCAGGCAAGAGTCGTCATTGGTTCAAGCGCATCCTTCGGTTCATTGGCTTTACCATTCTGGCACTGTTCCTATTCAGCGTTGGGATGGTTGTCATCTATCGTTTTGTGCCTGTTCCAGTTACCATCTTGCAGCTAACACGATGCGTGGAGCAGTTTCAGGAAGATAAACCGATGGTGCTGTACAAGGATTGGGAACCGCTCGAAAACATCAGCAACAAATTGCAATTGGCGGTGGTCTGTGCCGAGGATCAGAAATTCCTGAATCACTATGGTTTTGACGTGGAGGCCATTGAAAAAGCCATTGAACACAACAACAAAGGCAAGAAAGTTCGCGGAGCAAGTACGATCAGCCAACAAACGGCTAAGAATGTTTTCCTGTGGGAAGGAAGAACGTGGGTGAGAAAAGGATTGGAAGTTTACTTCACTGGTTTGATTGAGCTCATTTGGAGCAAGGAGCGCATCATGGAAGTCTACTTGAATGTGATTGAAATGGGCGATGGCATTTATGGTGCGCAAGCTGCTTCTAAACATTATTTCAGAAAAGATGCGTCCAAACTTTCGAGCGCTGAGGCTGCACTTTTGGCAAGCATTCTTCCAAGTCCGAGAAGATATTCGGTTGTAAGGCCAAGTGGTTTTGTGCGAGGTCGCCAATCGTGGACAATGGGGCAGATGAGCCACTGGGGCGGAAAACTGGATTATGATAATCCGCCTGTTCACAAGGAAAAGAAGAAGAA
- a CDS encoding aconitate hydratase produces the protein MAAFDLDMIKEVYARFPERIAAARKAVGKPLTLAEKILYTHLWDGEATQEYERGKSYVDFDPDRVAMQDATAQMALLQFMQAGKPKVAVPSTVHCDHLIQARIGATADLQEAMNKSSEVFNFLESVSNKYGIGFWKPGAGIIHQVVLENYAFPGGMMIGTDSHTVNAGGLGMVAIGVGGADAVDVMAGMPWELKFPKLIGVKLTGKLNGWTSPKDVILKVAGILTVKGGTDAIVEYFGEGAKSMSCTGKGTICNMGAEIGATTSTFGYDESMERYLRATGRADVADLANGVKEHLTGDDEVYANPEKYFDQVIEIDLSTLSPYINGPFTPDLATPVAEMKEASAKAGWPTKIEWGLIGSCTNSSYEDISRACSIAEDALAKGLKPKAEFGINPGSEQVRFTIERDGFINTFEKLGATIFTNACGPCIGQWGRYSDPKNGPKNTIVHSFNRNFSKRADGNPNTHAFVTSPEMVAALAMSGDLNFNPITDTLTNDKGEQVKLAEPHGFELPPKGFDVEDNGYLEPAEDGSGVEVKVKPDSDRLQLLAGFAPWDGKNITGAKLLIKAFGKCTTDHISMAGPWLRYRGHLDNISNNTLIGAVNAFGGETNKVKNQLDGSFGEVPAVARAYKAAGVPSIVVGDSNYGEGSSREHAAMQPRFLGVRAVLVKSFARIHETNLKKQGMLALTFANEADYDKIQEDDTFNFVDLTEFVDGKPLTIEVVHADGSKDTIVANHTYNEAQIGWFKAGSALNMIKAEAAANA, from the coding sequence ATGGCAGCATTCGATTTAGATATGATTAAAGAAGTATACGCTCGTTTTCCAGAGCGTATCGCGGCAGCACGAAAAGCAGTTGGTAAACCACTTACGCTGGCCGAGAAAATCCTTTACACTCACTTATGGGATGGAGAGGCAACTCAGGAGTACGAAAGAGGTAAGTCTTACGTGGATTTTGACCCAGATAGAGTGGCCATGCAAGATGCAACGGCTCAAATGGCTTTGTTGCAATTCATGCAAGCTGGAAAACCGAAAGTGGCTGTTCCATCCACAGTTCATTGCGATCACTTGATTCAAGCACGCATTGGCGCAACGGCCGATTTGCAGGAAGCGATGAACAAAAGTTCTGAGGTATTCAATTTCTTAGAAAGCGTTTCCAACAAGTATGGTATTGGTTTTTGGAAGCCAGGAGCGGGCATTATTCATCAAGTGGTGTTGGAGAATTATGCATTCCCAGGCGGAATGATGATTGGAACCGACAGCCACACCGTGAATGCTGGTGGCTTGGGAATGGTTGCTATTGGAGTTGGTGGTGCGGATGCGGTTGACGTGATGGCTGGAATGCCTTGGGAGTTGAAGTTTCCGAAATTAATTGGAGTTAAACTGACCGGAAAACTGAACGGTTGGACCTCTCCAAAAGATGTCATCTTGAAAGTAGCTGGAATTCTTACGGTGAAAGGTGGAACAGATGCGATTGTTGAGTATTTCGGAGAAGGCGCCAAAAGCATGTCGTGTACCGGAAAGGGAACCATTTGCAACATGGGCGCGGAGATCGGTGCTACCACTTCAACCTTCGGTTATGACGAAAGTATGGAGCGTTATTTACGTGCTACAGGTCGGGCTGATGTTGCTGATCTGGCAAACGGAGTAAAAGAGCATTTGACAGGCGATGATGAGGTTTACGCAAATCCAGAGAAGTATTTCGATCAAGTAATTGAGATCGATCTTTCTACACTTTCTCCATACATCAACGGACCGTTTACGCCAGATTTGGCTACGCCAGTTGCTGAAATGAAAGAAGCTTCTGCGAAAGCAGGATGGCCAACCAAAATTGAGTGGGGATTGATCGGTTCTTGTACCAACTCTTCTTACGAGGATATTTCGAGGGCATGTTCCATTGCAGAAGATGCATTGGCCAAAGGCTTAAAGCCAAAGGCTGAGTTCGGTATCAACCCAGGTTCGGAGCAGGTTCGGTTCACGATTGAACGCGATGGTTTTATCAACACATTCGAGAAGCTTGGAGCCACAATTTTCACCAATGCTTGCGGACCATGTATCGGACAATGGGGCCGTTACAGCGACCCGAAAAATGGACCGAAGAACACGATTGTTCATTCGTTCAATAGAAACTTCAGCAAGCGTGCGGATGGAAACCCGAATACACACGCATTTGTGACTTCGCCAGAAATGGTTGCAGCGTTGGCAATGTCTGGAGACTTGAACTTCAACCCAATTACCGACACGCTTACTAACGATAAAGGCGAGCAAGTTAAATTGGCCGAACCACATGGGTTTGAACTTCCACCAAAAGGATTTGACGTGGAAGACAACGGATATCTGGAGCCTGCGGAAGATGGCAGTGGAGTAGAAGTAAAAGTGAAACCGGACAGCGACCGACTTCAATTGTTGGCAGGATTTGCTCCTTGGGATGGTAAGAACATAACAGGTGCCAAATTGCTGATCAAAGCGTTCGGAAAATGTACCACCGACCACATCTCGATGGCAGGTCCATGGTTGCGTTACAGAGGTCACTTAGATAATATCTCAAACAACACATTGATCGGTGCGGTGAATGCATTCGGTGGAGAGACCAATAAGGTGAAAAACCAATTGGACGGTTCATTCGGAGAAGTTCCTGCGGTGGCGCGAGCGTACAAAGCAGCAGGTGTTCCATCCATTGTTGTTGGAGACAGCAACTATGGAGAAGGTTCTTCTCGTGAGCACGCAGCGATGCAACCACGCTTCTTGGGCGTTCGTGCCGTATTGGTGAAGTCATTCGCCCGGATTCACGAAACCAACTTGAAGAAGCAAGGAATGTTGGCGTTAACCTTCGCAAACGAAGCAGATTACGACAAGATCCAAGAAGATGACACCTTCAACTTCGTTGATCTGACGGAATTTGTTGACGGCAAACCACTTACCATCGAAGTGGTTCATGCGGATGGTTCTAAAGACACCATCGTAGCAAACCACACGTACAACGAAGCACAAATTGGGTGGTTCAAGGCTGGTTCAGCTCTGAATATGATCAAAGCGGAGGCTGCGGCTAACGCTTAA
- a CDS encoding AAA family ATPase: protein MYHRKIHYRLRDWAQSEKRKPLVLRGARQVGKTTAVIEFAATFKQFIHLNLERTEHRKLFETERPIAELVDAIFFQARKNTELLSETLLFIDEIQAEPKTFPILRYLYEEFPDLKVIAAGSLLETLFDVNRSFPVGRVEYMQMHPVNFSEFLGAIGEHEAQKALEFVPVKSYAHDELKRLFNTYAIIGGMPEIVAEYAASRDLTKVSKLYASLIQGYLEDVEKYAKNETQRQVIRHVINASFLEAGIRIKFQGFGRSNYRSREMAEAFRTLEQAMVIRLMYPVTGTTLPLIPDLKRSPKLQVLDTGMFNHMSGVQQEMVLLSDLYPIHQGRLMEHLVIQEFISMQLDPLFRPHFWVREKVNSDAEVDMVIPLGADLIPIEVKAGKTGKLRSLHQFMDVAPHSMAIRVHGGNFSIEKVKTISGKEFHLMNVPHYAAAQLPHYVKHLAEQVTFNG from the coding sequence ATGTATCATCGGAAAATACACTATCGGTTGCGGGATTGGGCACAATCTGAGAAACGCAAGCCGTTGGTATTGCGTGGGGCACGGCAGGTGGGCAAGACCACGGCTGTCATCGAATTTGCAGCAACGTTCAAACAATTCATTCATCTGAATCTGGAAAGGACGGAACACCGAAAACTGTTTGAAACAGAACGCCCGATTGCTGAATTGGTGGATGCCATCTTCTTTCAAGCAAGGAAGAACACGGAACTGCTTTCCGAAACGTTGCTGTTCATTGACGAGATACAGGCAGAACCAAAGACGTTTCCAATACTTCGGTATCTCTACGAGGAATTTCCCGACCTCAAGGTGATTGCAGCAGGGTCGCTACTCGAAACGCTTTTTGATGTGAACAGGAGTTTTCCTGTGGGAAGAGTGGAATATATGCAGATGCACCCCGTGAATTTTTCGGAGTTTTTGGGTGCCATTGGAGAGCATGAGGCACAGAAGGCACTTGAGTTTGTTCCTGTAAAGAGCTATGCGCATGACGAGCTGAAACGCTTGTTCAATACGTACGCTATTATTGGTGGAATGCCTGAAATTGTGGCTGAATATGCCGCAAGTCGCGACCTGACCAAGGTTTCAAAGCTATACGCTTCGCTCATTCAGGGATATTTGGAGGATGTGGAGAAATATGCGAAGAATGAAACGCAGCGACAGGTGATACGGCACGTGATAAATGCATCTTTCCTGGAAGCAGGAATACGTATAAAATTTCAGGGTTTCGGGCGGTCGAACTACCGTTCTCGCGAAATGGCAGAGGCTTTCCGTACGTTGGAACAGGCCATGGTCATCCGCTTGATGTATCCTGTAACAGGAACAACTTTGCCGCTTATTCCCGACCTGAAACGTTCTCCTAAACTACAGGTACTCGATACAGGTATGTTCAATCACATGTCGGGCGTTCAGCAGGAAATGGTGCTTCTCAGCGACCTTTATCCCATTCACCAAGGCAGACTGATGGAGCATCTGGTCATACAGGAATTTATTTCAATGCAATTGGATCCATTATTCAGGCCACATTTTTGGGTGCGTGAAAAGGTGAATAGCGATGCCGAGGTCGATATGGTCATACCTTTGGGCGCTGATCTTATTCCGATAGAGGTCAAGGCTGGAAAAACGGGGAAACTGCGTTCGCTCCATCAATTCATGGATGTTGCTCCGCATAGCATGGCCATTCGGGTTCATGGTGGAAATTTTAGTATTGAAAAAGTGAAAACCATTTCAGGAAAAGAGTTTCATTTGATGAATGTGCCTCACTACGCAGCAGCACAATTACCACATTACGTAAAACATTTGGCCGAACAGGTCACTTTCAATGGCTAA